The Benincasa hispida cultivar B227 chromosome 9, ASM972705v1, whole genome shotgun sequence genome has a segment encoding these proteins:
- the LOC120084429 gene encoding two-pore potassium channel 1, which yields MGSQEARQPLLPTSSNTPGKRLIDIPRSRRRLRRTKSAPYADSPHTEIACTGNVPATCPVPRSGSIFRNLHPSFRRVALVLIIYLGIGTLCFYLVRYQIKGEKTNGIVDAIYFTIVTMTTVGYGDLVPNSPSTKLLACAFVFTGMALIGLILSNAADYLVEKQETLLFKAFHMHQNSHCDISREIDTNKARNKCIVVFLILLLFIISGTAFLVSLEKLDFIDAFYCVCSTITTLGYGDQSFSTMWGRLFAIFWILISTITLAQFFLYIAELNTERRQKSLVKWILSKKVTDIDLEVADLDDDGVVGAAEFVIYKLKEMGKITEDDISPVLEEFENLDVDQSGTLSTSDITLAQSS from the exons ATGGGTAGCCAAGAAGCTAGACAGCCACTGTTACCAACATCATCTAATACTCCTGGAAAAAGGTTAATAGATATTCCTAGAAGCAGAAGACGATTGAGGCGCACTAAGAGTGCTCCTTATGCAGATTCTCCTCATACAGAGATCGCCTGCACTGGCAACGTGCCAGCCACTTGTCCAGTTCCACGTTCAGGATCAATTTTCAGAAATCTACACCCAAGTTTCAGAAGAGTAGCCTTAGTTTTAATCATATACCTGGGTATAGGAACTTTATGTTTTTACCTTGTCAGGTACCAAATCAAAGGGGAAAAAACAAACGGAATAGTTGATGCCATTTATTTTACTATTGTGACAATGACAACTGTAGGATATGGAGATCTTGTCCCAAACAGTCCTTCCACAAAACTACTAGCTTGTGCTTTCGTCTTCACAGGAATGGCCCTAATTGGCCTAATACTGAGCAATGCAGCCGATTATTTGGTAGAGAAGCAGGAAACATTGCTATTTAAAGCCTTCCATATGCACCAAAATAGCCATTGTGACATTTCAAGAGAAATTGATACTAATAAAGCTAGAAACAAGTGTATAGTGGTGTTTCTCATTCTTCTTTTGTTCATCATTTCTGGGACTGCCTTTCTAGTTTCGCTtgagaaattagattttattgATGCCTTTTATTGTGTATGTTCTACCATCACAACGCTAGGCTATGGAGATCAAAGCTTCTCGACCATGTGGGGACGTCTATTTGCCATTTTCTGGATCTTGATAAGTACCATCACTCTAGCTCAGTTTTTCCTTTACATTGCTGAGCTGAACACTGAAAGAAGGCAAAAGTCTCTGGTAAAGTGGATTCTAAGTAAAAAGGTGACAGACATAGACCTCGAGGTTGCAGATCTCGATGATGATGGGGTTGTTGG GGCTGCAGAATTTGTCATATACAAGCTCAAGGAAATGGGGAAGATTACTGAAGATGACATTTCACCTGTGTTGGAGGAATTTGAGAATCTTGATGTTGATCAATCAGGAACTCTGTCTACATCTGATATAacacttgctcaatcatcttAA